A portion of the Salmo trutta chromosome 1, fSalTru1.1, whole genome shotgun sequence genome contains these proteins:
- the LOC115191387 gene encoding E3 ubiquitin-protein ligase rnf146 — translation MASCGEVDHTVDSVSSSKVEDGGDACTGDSPTSPKPSANPLPECAICLQTCVYPVRLPCCHVFCFLCVKGASWHSKRCALCRQEVPEDFLEHPTLLSPEELKAAAAGGRGGAGPRSAGGDNAWYYEGRNGWWQYDERTGRELEDALAKGRKRAEMLIAGFLYVADLENMVQYRRNEHGRRRRMKRDVVDILKKGVAGLRLDPDPAPPVVAMAAVLVTTATVEQSSSADGEDVTGRSQAGRSGVLIPAPPVRPPTVLGAHPATSASISLEDSLSQLLISQPEGEEEKEDEEKVTSSMSQVYESASGSSEGEDGDEVGQGWDRESGGREVGVRRRSRYRLLQRWLREVQPDRLPPGGGSSRSPDGQCSVTEV, via the coding sequence ATGGCGAGCTGTGGTGAGGTAGACCACACTGTGGACTCTGTGTCCTCCTCTAAGGTGGAAGACGGAGGGGACGCCTGTACTGGTGACTCCCCCACCTCCCCTAAACCTTCGGCCAACCCCTTGCCGGAGTGTGCCATCTGCCTCCAGACCTGTGTCTACCCGGTTCGCCTGCCCTGCTGCCACGTCTTCTGCTTCCTGTGCGTTAAAGGAGCCTCCTGGCACAGCAAGCGCTGTGCTCTCTGCAGACAGGAAGTACCTGAGGACTTCCTGGAGCATCCCACCCTGCTGTCCCCAGAGGAGCTGAAGGCAGCAGCTGCAGGGGGGCGAGGAGGAGCCGGCCCGAGGAGCGCTGGGGGAGACAATGCCTGGTACTACGAGGGGAGGAATGGATGGTGGCAGTACGACGAGAGGACCGGCCGTGAGCTGGAGGACGCCTTGGCCAAGGGCAGGAAGCGTGCCGAGATGCTGATTGCTGGCTTCCTGTATGTGGCTGACCTGGAGAACATGGTGCAGTACCGCCGCAACGAGCACGGTCGCCGCCGCCGCATGAAGCGTGACGTGGTGGACATTCTTAAAAAGGGTGTAGCCGGACTCAGACTGGACCCTGACCCCGCCCCGCCAGTAGTTGCCATGGCAGCTGTTCTGGTCACAACAGCGACAGTGGAGCAGTCAAGCTCTGCTGACGGGGAGGATGTGACTGGACGGTCACAGGCGGGTCGCTCAGGGGTTCTCATCCCAGCTCCTCCTGTCAGACCCCCTACAGTCCTGGGGGCCCACCCTGCCACCTCAGCCTCCATCTCCCTGGAAGACTCTCTGTCCCAGCTCCTCATCAGCCAACCAGAgggggaagaagagaaggaggatgaAGAGAAGGTAACTTCAAGCATGAGCCAGGTGTACGAGTCAGCATCTGGTAGCAGTGAGGGTGAGGATGGTGATGAGGTAGGCCAGGGGTGGGACAGGGAGAGTGGGGGACGAGAAGTAGGAGTTCGACGGAGGAGCAGATACAGACTCCTACAGCGGTGGCTCAGGGAGGTCCAGCCT
- the LOC115201518 gene encoding R-spondin-3-like, with protein sequence MDLINGQYFSRHPRHRRSAVVSRLCHAGCLTCSALNGCLSCKPRLFFHLEHDGMWERGTCLLSCPRGHYGTRSPHVNTCTKCREDCVSCFNRNFCTHCHQGHYLYRGRCEDSCPEGLTPNAALRECNDCPVGCEVCVTRNTCTRCRAGLYLLHGQCHHTCPGGFEPDGQLMECISQVHCKVGEWGDWGLCFRRGRTRGYRKFEEVRRREVLRHPTLYGDPCPKVKEWRKCVIKRRPSPGRSDGKGIRPTEH encoded by the exons ATGGATCTTATTAATGGACAATATTTCTCAAGACATCCACGACATAGAC GTAGCGCAGTGGTGAGCAGGTTGTGTCATGCTGGCTGCCTGACATGCTCAGCGTTAAACGGCTGCCTGTCCTGTAAGCCCCGCCTCTTCTTCCACTTGGAGCATGATGGGATGTGGGAGAGGGGGACCTGTCTGCTATCCTGCCCCAGAGGTCACTATGGGACACGCTCCCCACATGTCAACACCTGCACCA AGTGCAGGGAGGACTGTGTTTCCTGCTTCAACAGGAACTTCTGCACTCACTGTCACCAGGGCCACTACCTGTACAGAGGGAGGTGTGAGGACAGCTGCCCCGAGGGCCTGACCCCAAACGCTGCACTAAGAGAGTGCAATG ATTGTCCAGTGggctgtgaggtgtgtgtgaCGAGGAACACCTGCACCAGGTGTAGAGCAGGACTGTACCTCCTGCATGGCCAGTGCCATCATACCTGCCCAGGGGGGTTTGAGCCTGATGGACAGCTCATGGAGTGCATTTCTCAAG TACACTGTAAGGTGGGAGAATGGGGAGACTGGGGCCTCTGCTTTCGGAGAGGGAGGACCCGGGGCTACAGGAAGTTTGAGGAGGTACGAAGAAGAGAGGTCCTACGGCACCCCACCCTGTACGGCGACCCCTGCCCCAAAGTCAAAGAGTGGAGGAAATGTGTCATCAAAAGGAGACCAAGTCCAG GAAGATCAGATGGCAAAGGCATTAGGCCAACAGAACATTGA